In one Nomascus leucogenys isolate Asia chromosome 13, Asia_NLE_v1, whole genome shotgun sequence genomic region, the following are encoded:
- the LOC105737510 gene encoding malignant T-cell-amplified sequence 1-like, which translates to MAVSRSRVQLELTHQGAHLQSSLPARRKHSYHFLLLKPYCFSDPHWRGISSRKNSGPSAVVTWRLESGSCQISPGRKARWLCHLPVSDNGSDRPAGRVAPAGLPAGDSTGALPIPFVSLLSPASPWIMFKKFDEKESVSNCIQLKTSVIKGIKSQLVEQFPGIEPWLNQIMPKKDPVKIVRCHEHTEILTVSGELLFFRQRKGPFCPTLRLLHKYPFILPHQQVDKGAIKFVLSGANIMCPGLTSPGAKLYPAAVDTIVAVTAEGKQHALCVGVMKMSAEDIEKVNKGIGIENIHYLNDGLWHMKTYK; encoded by the coding sequence ATGGCCGTGAGTCGGTCTCGTGTCCAGTTAGAACTAACTCATCAGGGTGCGCATCTCCAGTCTTCTCTTCCGGCAAGGAGAAAGCATTCGTATCACTTCTTGCTTCTCAAGCCCTACTGTTTCAGTGATCCTCATTGGAGAGGAATCAGCAGTCGAAAGAACAGCGGGCCAAGCGCAGTTGTGACGTGGCGTTTAGAGAGCGGAAGTTGTCAGATTTCACCGGGCCGTAAAGCGCGCTGGCTGTGTCATCTTCCGGTTAGCGACAACGGCTCTGACCGTCCGGCAGGCCGCGTGGCGCCCGCCGGCCTTCCTGCAGGGGACTCTACCGGAGCCTTGCCAATTCCGTTTGTTTCCCTGTTGTCGCCCGCTTCACCCTGGATCATGTTCAAGAAGTTTGATGAAAAGGAAAGTGTGTCCAACTGCATCCAGTTGAAAACGTCAGTTATTAAGGGCATTAAGAGCCAACTGGTAGAGCAATTTCCAGGTATTGAACCATGGCTTAATCAAATCATGCCTAAGAAAGATCCTGTCAAAATAGTCCGATGCCATGAACATACAGAAATCCTTACCGTAAGTGGGGAATTACTGTTTTTTAGACAAAGAAAGGGGCCTTTTTGTCCAACTCTAAGGTTGCTTCACAAATACCCTTTTATCTTGCCACACCAGCAGGTTGATAAAGGAGCTATCAAATTTGTACTCAGCGGCGCAAATATTATGTGTCCAGGTTTAACTTCTCCTGGAGCTAAGCTGTACCCTGCTGCGGTAGATACGATTGTAGCAGTCACAGCGGAAGGAAAACAGCATGCTTTGTGTGTTGGGGTCATGAAGATGTCTGCAGAAGATATTGAGAAAGTCAACAAAGGAATTGGCATTGAAAACATCCATTATTTAAATGATGGGCTGTGGCACATGAAGACATATAAATGA